In Victivallis sp. Marseille-Q1083, the genomic stretch TGAAAGAAATCTCTGCCGTTCATCTTGAAACCAATCCTCCGTATCGCTACAATATAGTTTCATTCCGTTCAAAGTTCAATCCGGCGTACCCGCAATGTTGCCGGGTTCGGCGGGAAAACGTTATTTCATTTTTGTATTGTCGCAAGTCGCTGTTACATTAACGGTAGCTGCGAGTCGTTCAATTAAAAAGGGAAGGAGATGATGACGATGCTTTTGCCGATCAGTTTCAGTGAATATGAAGCGCAGGTCAGCCTGCCGTGGGGGGCGCAGACCCGGTTGTGTGTCGGGGATTCGGCCGCCGGAGAGTTGTTGACGGCGGCCCGCCCGGCCGCGGACCGGGGAGAGGGCGGTCTGCGGGAAATTTGCTTTGAAGAAATTCCGCCGCAGTCGATTTCCCGGCAGTTCGGCAGTGATTCCGAGGCGTCGGAGCAATATGCGATTCTGATTGTCCGGGAGCGGATTGCCGTACAGGCGGCCAGCCGGCCGGCGATGCTGTATGCGGCGGAAACGCTGCTGCAACTGCTCGATGACAACGGCTGTTTTCCGGTCGGCCGGTTTTACGATGTGCCGCAATGTCCGGTTCGCGGGCTGAAATTGATGTTGCCGGCGGCCGACAAGATGGCGGATTTCAAGCGGCTGATCGACTTGGCGGCGGCGATGAAATACAATACCGTCATGCTGGAAATCGGCGGAGCGATGGAATACCGCAGGCATCCCGAGATCAACGAAGGCTGGCTCGAGTATTGCGCTTTCATGAACGAATATCCCGGCAAAGGACAGGAAATTCAGGAAAAAACCGCCTGGGAACGGAATTCCATCCACTCCGACAACGGCGGCGGCGGTTGCCTGACTCAGGCGCAGGTGAAGGAGCTGGCCGCCTATTGCCGCGACCGCCATTTTCAGGTTATTCCGGAAGTGCCGTTGTTGTCGCATTGCGATTATCTGCTGACCCGCCATCCGGAATTGGCCGAGCGGGCCGAGGATCCCTGGCCGGATACCTATTGTCCCTCCAATCCGGCTTCGTATGAGCTGGCGTTCGATGTGCTCGACGAAATCATCGAAGTGTTCCGGCCGGAAATCATCAACATCGGCCATGATGAATACTATACGATCGGGCTTTGCGAACGCTGCCGGAACCGTCAGGCGCCGGATATCTATGCCGAAGACATTCGCAAAATTCACGATTATCTGGCGGATCGCCGGGTGAAAACGATGCTGTGGGGCGAAAAATTGCTGCCGGCCCGGCTGAAAGACGGTTACGCAGTCGGCGGTTCGGAATGCGGCTGGCGCAGCAAAATACCGGCCACCTGGACGGCGATCGACCAGGTGCCGAAAGACTTGCTCGTTTCCCACTGGTACTGGGGCATTGACCGCAAGCTCGAACAATATTACATCGACCGCAATCTGGCTTATGTCTTCGGCAACTTCGAGCCGGCCGTTTTTCCGGACTTCAACCGGCGGGTCGCCCAGCCATCCTGCCGCGGCGGCATCATTTCCAACTGGGGGCGGACCGACCTGTTGACGATGCAGCGCAATTTGATCCTGTTCAATATGGCTTACGGTGCGTTCCGGTTCTGGCTTTACAGCTTTGAGATGTGGTCGAACGAGGAGCAACTGCAGGCGGTTTTCGCCTATCTGTATCATCTCAATCCGGCAGCGGCGGCCGGAGAGAACAAGCTGACGCTCGAACATTATACCACCCGGCTGTTCCAATGGGGATTCTTCTATGACGGCAAATACATCAAACCGGAGGAGTATTGCCTTGGCAGTTATCTGGTGACGTTCCGGGATGGCAGCCATTGCGAACTGCCGGTCTGCTACGGTCAGAATATCGGCAGCGGCGATGTTGCCTGGACCCGGCAGGAGGCCGACAATATGGACACCTGGCGGTTCGACGAAAGTCTGCCGGAATTGTCCTATTCGACCTTGCCGGTCAAGGCGGACGGGGTGACTTTTTACCGGACTGATTTCCAGTTGCCGCAACCGGCATCGGAAGTTTCCGCCGTTGAATTCCGGCCGAAGGACGACAGCATCCGGGTCGTTTTCCGGCGCCGCTGAAGAAAACTGGAACCGGCGGTTCCTTTGGGGAGGGAACTGCCGGTCGTGTAACAATAAATAAATCAGGAAAATAGGAGAGTGGGAAAGATGGAAGCCTCTTCTTCTTCGCCGGAATTGCCTTATCTTTCCCAGCTGGCCCGATTGTATGCCAGACGGGTCGCCGTGGCAGTCAATACCGGCGATTTGCCGGAGGCAATCCGGCTGTACCGGCTTGGCGGACGATTGCTCGCCACTCCGGCTGAGGATGTCTCCTCGGCCGCGGCGTTGGCGGTTGACCGGACGGAAGATTACAGTGTCGCCGGTTAGTTCCCTGGCGTTTGGCTGTCATTTCCGGGTCAATAGGCGGAGCCCGAAGTATCGATTTGAGGTGATTACTGAACCATTGCAAAAGGAATAAGCACGGAAGCGCAATATAAATATAATAAAAACAAGTCACAGAAAGGACCAGGGATAATGGCGAATACATTGGAACGACGTCAGAAGACGTATCTGGGGTGGTTGTTTTTCTTTCTGCTGTTTCCGGCGGCATTGTCGTCCGGCTTGCTGTTCTGGTATTATTGCGACCTCGAAGCGGTGATTGCCGTTTTCAGCGGGGGCAACGTGAAGGATTATCTTGTTCTCGCCGGGAGCGTGTTGGCGCTGGGGATGGTGTTCTATGTTGCCGGCAGTATTTGCTGGAGCAAATATCTGCTGGCCGTCTGGGAAGAAATCTTTCCGAAGTCGCCGAACTGGTGGCGCCGGATGGCGTACCTGAAAGTGGTACCGGTGATCGGCCAGATAATCTGGCTGTTGTTCGTATTGACTGCCGCCGGCCAGCGCGGCGCCCGATGCGTCATTGCCGTGTTGACGGTCATTGCCGGCATCGTGTTCTGCTGCATTCTGCCGCTTTGCAGATTTCCTTGGGGGGGAGGGGTTTGCGGCATCGTGATGAGCGTTGTTTTTGTCGCGTTGCTCATTGCCTATAAAACCTTGAGTCCCGGTCCGATGCCGAAGTGGAGCCGGAATCTTTCACTGTTTTTCGGTGTGGTCATGCTGGCCGCCATTGTTGCCGGCGCGGTGCAGGTCTACCGGGTCGACCGGCAGTACGACGTTCTGCGGGCCGAATTGCTGGAGCTGGGGGTGCCGGGCAGTTGGGCGGAGCTGCAGCAATGGTACGATCGCGGGGAACCGGCCAACGCGGACAGTCAAACGTTTCTGGGGCGGGCAACTGCTCCGGTGATGGTTTTGCCGGAAGAATTGCGGGGCAAGTGGTATCAGGAATATTCCGTTCAGGATCAGGAGACGCTGCAGCGACTGCTGGCTCCCCGGCAAAGCTGGTTCGACCGGGTGGATGGCGAATTGGCCGAAGGGGATTTGCTGAAATTCGAGCGTGACTATGAAGCTGACCGTTTCCTGATGCAATGGCCTGAATTGGCCTATTGGAAAGAATTGTCTTACTTTTACGAGCTTCGCACTGTCGCGGCTGTGAATGAGCGTGACGCGGCGAAAGCGTTGAGGCTTTACCGATTGGGCGACAAAATACTGTACTCGCTGACTGACGATGTTTCATTGCCGGCCGGGCTGGTCGCCGATGAAGTCGAAAACAACCGGCTGGAGGTCCTGGCTTACTGGCTGGGCAGCGGCGCTTTCGAGAAGGAAACTTTATCGGATTTGGCGGCGATGCTGGACCGGGAGGAGGAAATGTGCCGCCAAAGTCTGTTTCGCGGCATCACCGCTTCCGCGATGGAGTGGATGGCGCTGATGCAATTGGTGGTGGATGGCACCGGTCCCGACCCGCGCAGAGAGTATGAAAACGCCGACTTGAGCACTTTCAAGTATTTTCCGCAGGCGATGATGTATTATCTCGTCCGGCGGGATACGGTCAGTTTGATGCGGTATTTTGCGGCGCCCCTGCGGTATCGAACTGCATCGAATCCTTATCCGGCAATCAGCCGTATTTTTTTCCGGTCCCGCGGGAATCCGCCGTCCGGCATTTTCAATGCGATGCTGCAGTCGAATTTGGAACGGGTATTCAGTCGGAAGATCGAGATCATTGCCCGTATCCGCCTGGCGAAAGTGGCGTTGCGGATCGAGCGTTTCCGGTTGCAGCATGGCCGGTTGCCGGTGGATTTGGCTGAATTGGAGGAGCCGGATTTGCCGAGGGACCCGTTCCATGACGAAATGTTCCACTATATCGCTGGCCGGCTGCAGTTCTGCCGCGCGGACGGATGGCGCGTCGGTTGTGAAGCGGATGGCTATCGGCTTTACAGTGTTGGGGCAAATTTGGCCGATGACGGCGGCCGGAAAGGGAATTGGTCTGAGTCGGACCTTTGTTTTGAAGTGTTTGCCGATCCGCTCGTTCTTCCGGAAGAAAACCCGTCCGGTTATCCGTTCCGCGGTTTGCCGCCGGAATTGGAAGCGGAGTTGGAAAAGGAGCAACGCCTGCCGGAAGGCGGGAGGTGAGAATTGGAAAGGCGGGAACGGTAATTGCTGTATCGACCGCTTGCCGGCAATGCTGGACGAGTTGGACCCGGCAGACTTGCCGGTCGGTCCCTTTTCCGATCATTTGAGGTGATTACCGGTGAAATCGTACCGTTCGAGCATCAAGAGAATTTCACGGAGGAGTGAAGAATTACGGGAAATGGCGCGGCAAAAGTCGAAAATCAGTCGGAGGAGGGGAAAACCGGTTAAAAAAAGAGCGGAAGAAAACGTCTACTTAATATCGGGAAATGCCAAAGTACGGAAACGATAATGAATCAAGCGATTGAAAAACAACCCGGAGTTATCTCTTGATTCGGCAAAATGTACTGCAGTCGCAATTCATGATAATTGCCCGGGTGCGCATGGCGAAAATTGCGGTAGAAATAGAACTATTCCGTTTGCGTCGCGGAGAGGACGGGATACCGGCTTTACTGCATCGGGCCCAATTCAGTCGGTGATCTGGACCGGGAATGTGAAGCGCGTATCGCGGCATTGCCGTAAGAGGGTGTTCCGGTTACGCTGGCGGAATTGGATCCGTGGCGCATTGGACGACGAGCTGCTTGCGGTGATTACCGAAGTGATTGCTGCTTATCCGAGAACCAAGATCAACTGGGATGACGAATGGCCGGACGAGAATTGAGTACAAACAACAACCGGGGAGGGAATATGGATGCTTCATTGAAACATGTGCAGAAATTTTATTTGAGTTGGTTGTTGCTTATTCTGTTGTTGCCGGTGGTGGTGGTGGCGGTATGGCAAATCGCCTTCTTGCTGAATGCCGATTGGCTGCGGTATTACGCCCCGGTGATGGAAGTGCTGGGAGAGGCTGTAAGCGAAAGAGGAATATTATTTTTCTGGAATCGTTCCTTTCAATGGGATGTCGTACATGTGGTCAGCGGCATCGTCATATTACTGACGGCGATTTGTTATATTGGCGGCAGTCTCTGCTGGAGCCGTTATTTCATCGCCTTGTGGTGGGAGTTGTTTCCGGATACGGCGCAGTGGTGGGCCTGGTTGGCCTGGCTGAAAGTGATTCCGGTGCTTGGTCAACTCCTGATCTGGCCATTATTCGTTTTTCCGGCCGCCTATAAACGGAGCGGTTGGAGCCTGACGGCGGCGATCGTGGCGATGGATGGCGTGCTGATTTTGCTGGTGACATTGGTTTGGCCGGTCGAATGGCTGGTCCGTTATAACAGTTTCATCGGGGTGGCAGCGTTGATTGCTTTCGGGGTGACTTATAAGTTGCTGTCGCCGGGACGGCTGCCGCGTTGGGGCGAGGCGCTGTTGTCGGCATGTGGCGGTATCATCGCGATCAGCATCTTGTTGGGCATCGTTCAGGTTTACCGGGTCGACCGGCAATATGTCGCTTTGCAGCAGGAAATGCGGGCTGTCGGGATTCCTTCGAATCTGGCGGAGTTGGAGGAGGCTTATTGCGGCAGACAATTGCCCGAAGACTTTTCCTGGCGTTTTCTGAAGGCAGTCCGCCCTTTATCCAACATGCGAATGGAACAGTCCGAATCCCTGGGCGATTATTTTGATGAAGAAAAGCAACCGGAACGTCGGGATTTCCTGGCTTTTCAAACCTATGCGAGTGCGCAATTGGACTGGATTGCCGCCGAAAATGGAGTTCTGGAATCTGAGCGGCCTGATGACGATCTTGGCATTCCTACTGGTAGGGACTGGTATGAAAAAGATTATATATGGGTGATGGTCATGGAGTTTTATGCGCAACGCATTGTCGATGCCGCCGATAGAAATGAACCGGCGGAAGCATTGCGGCTGTATCGACTCAGCGGTAATTTATGGCAGTTGGCGGCCGATAACGATTTATTTCGGAATACCGAAAACAATGAAGCGATCCGTTTGGAGGCGTTGGCTTATTTGCTGGGGCGAAAAATTCTGGATATCGAGGCATTGGATGCTTTATTGGTCGAGTTGGAGGCGGATGAAGCTATGTTGAGTCGGATGTTTTTTGACAGGTGGCCGCGAATTGCGGCACAGTGGGTGATTGGATGGCGGGAAACCTTGACGGGACAGCAGCCGATGGACTGTTATGATGATCTATTCTTGAGTCTGCGGGTTTTTAAAAATTTTCCATTGGCGATTGGATATTATTTTTACGCTTTTAGTATCAACCGTTCGGCGACTCATATGGTTCAGGCGCTGGATGGCTGGAAGGAATGGCGTGAACGCAGACAATACAGGACGCTGGTGAATAATTTGCACGTCCTGGTCCACAATGTCCACAATACGTTGCTGGGTTATCCTTTTGGCTCGGAAGAATTCTCGTTGGCCCAAATTGCCAGGATTCGCCTGGCGAAGCTTGCTGTCGTGATTGAAAAATTCCGTTTGCAGCGGGGACGTTTACCCGATTCATTGGAAGAGTTGAAAGATGATATGCCTCCGATCAAGGATCTGGTACCGGACGGCAAATTCTATTATCATCGCACTAACTGGACCATTGTTGTTGCATCGAATCGCGGGGTATATTACGATGTTGCATCGAACCGCGAGGCATATCACGATGTGGAAGGGTATCGTTTGACTTATCAGGAGATGGGCCCGGGAAAATGGGTGAACGAACGGGGGGCTCTTATTGTATCGTTCGATGTCGTCGACACTGTGACTAAAAGCTATTCGCCGCCGGAACCGGAATGGGAAGACGAAGTTCGGCCATTCGGGTTGCCGGATGGTTTTGATGAAAGCGTCAAGGAGGAAGAAATCCAAGAAGCGATTAAGCACCCGCAATCGACAACGGAAGAAAATGAAGAAGGAAATGATTGACCGATGAATGATATGGAAAGGAAACGAAGCCAACGGAAGGTCCGGAAACTCTATTGAAATCCGTCACCGGGACAAATATATTATTTCCTTTAAAAAGAGAGTCTCCAGTCTATTAAGGTAATGTTTATGAAACTTTGTGCGATTCAAATGCCGTTTGCTTATCAATCGGAAGAAAGGGCTGAATACTCCGTTGAATTTGCGATTCAGGAACTGCAGAAATGCGATTCCTCCTGTGATTTGATTCTGACGCCGGAATATGCCAATGCTCCGGCGTCTTTTCCGGCGGGAAGATGCATTCCGTTTGCCGAGGCGCACACAGAGCGGTTATTAACCGCCGCAGAGGAATCCGCCAGACGTTGTCATTCCATTGTCGCAGTGAATCATGTCAGCGAGTTCAAGCCGGGACTGTTCCGGAATACGACGAGCGTATTTGACCGGAACGGCCATATCGTCGGACGTTACTATAAGCAACATTTGCCGCGAAGTGAACGGGAAGTGAATAGGTTGGACGATTCTTACACCCGGTCGTTCCGCTGCCCGGAAATCATTGAAGTGGACGGTCTCCGGCTCGGCTTTTTAATTTGCTACGATACTTATTTCAGTGAATATGTAGCGCATTTGGCCTACCGGCATCCGGATATCGTGCTGGTTTCCTCTTTTCAGCGCGCGGAACGTCCGGAAATTATCCGGATGCAGAATCAGCATCTTGCATTTACTTGTAACTCTTTCGTACTTCGGGCGTCAGTTTC encodes the following:
- a CDS encoding family 20 glycosylhydrolase; the encoded protein is MMTMLLPISFSEYEAQVSLPWGAQTRLCVGDSAAGELLTAARPAADRGEGGLREICFEEIPPQSISRQFGSDSEASEQYAILIVRERIAVQAASRPAMLYAAETLLQLLDDNGCFPVGRFYDVPQCPVRGLKLMLPAADKMADFKRLIDLAAAMKYNTVMLEIGGAMEYRRHPEINEGWLEYCAFMNEYPGKGQEIQEKTAWERNSIHSDNGGGGCLTQAQVKELAAYCRDRHFQVIPEVPLLSHCDYLLTRHPELAERAEDPWPDTYCPSNPASYELAFDVLDEIIEVFRPEIINIGHDEYYTIGLCERCRNRQAPDIYAEDIRKIHDYLADRRVKTMLWGEKLLPARLKDGYAVGGSECGWRSKIPATWTAIDQVPKDLLVSHWYWGIDRKLEQYYIDRNLAYVFGNFEPAVFPDFNRRVAQPSCRGGIISNWGRTDLLTMQRNLILFNMAYGAFRFWLYSFEMWSNEEQLQAVFAYLYHLNPAAAAGENKLTLEHYTTRLFQWGFFYDGKYIKPEEYCLGSYLVTFRDGSHCELPVCYGQNIGSGDVAWTRQEADNMDTWRFDESLPELSYSTLPVKADGVTFYRTDFQLPQPASEVSAVEFRPKDDSIRVVFRRR